A single genomic interval of Daucus carota subsp. sativus chromosome 1, DH1 v3.0, whole genome shotgun sequence harbors:
- the LOC108205001 gene encoding uncharacterized protein LOC108205001 encodes MAKQAQNLFLEEWLTLNSNGSSSISSIQSSSSSARAIIQAWGDLRDSLKQNFFQPHHLQSLQVLHNSQSSVYVSDPQAKLLLSILSSKDLSPPLESYPLLLRLLYIWVRKSSKPSSVHIDSAVVILHQLFSLHIHSEQSPYFYSEAFLLAGALTCVPSISEKSKTDCLELLSRLLKEEYPYIFTSNGYTAKFLAGIGYALSSSGTVHLVRIVDSLLKIWNRADGPSGSVSDGLMILHLIEWVLYGFVKTHSSDKISVLTGEILRTSTPTCASFAVLMAAAGVLRASSRSVSSVLMVSRSSAEECIGRVARNLISGTEGCNTSGSQPGNILLLHCISLALARSGPVSFQVSLLMCLSSALLNEIFPLKRLYAKILENHHDSSTIVFNEVKQHLSSAIFREAGAISAVFCNQYLLADEGSKSVVENCIWKYCEDVYSLHRQVGLVLRGIEVELIGNLEKIAESAFLMVVVFALEVTKQRLHSRFSRETQLEISVRILIAFSCFEYFRRMRLSEYMDTIRKVVVSVQENDLACISFVKSIPSYSQLINKDGPSSLNKLDYIWSKDDVQTARILFYLRVIPTCIEQVPASVFREVVAPTMFLYMGHPNGKVARASHSLFMAFISSAKDSDDEERLSLKEQLVFFYMQRSLESYPGLTPFEGMASGVAALVRYLPAGSPSTFYCIHSLVERANNLSSEIMADDNEAWTNWQEEAEPCKKLLELLMRLLSLVDIQVLPSLMKLLAQLTVQLPKEGQNMILNDLYAQVAESDDVIRKPILVSWLQSLSYLCSQPTSGNAALTANTGDLGFNKIDARL; translated from the exons ATGGCTAAACAAGCTCAAAACCTCTTTTTGGAGGAATGGCTTACTCTTAACAGTAATGGTAGCAGCAGCATCAGCTCTATAcaatcttcttcatcatcagcaAGAGCCATCATCCAAGCATGGGGTGATCTTAGGGACTCCCTAAAGCAAAATTTCTTCCAACCACATCATCTTCAATCTCTACAAGTCTTGCATAATTCCCAATCCTCTGTTTATGTGTCAGACCCGCAAGCAAAACTTCTACTTTCTATTCTGTCCTCAAAAGACCTCTCACCTCCGCTTGAATCCTATCCTCTCCTTCTCAGACTTCTGTATATATGGGTTAGAAAGTCATCCAAGCCATCTTCAGTGCATATTGATTCAGCTGTTGTCATTCTTCATCAACTTTTCTCATTGCATATTCATTCAGAGCAGAGCCCTTATTTCTACTCTGAGGCTTTTTTACTTGCGGGTGCTCTTACGTGCGTGCCTTCCATATCTGAGAAGTCAAAAACGGATTGTTTGGAATTGCTCAGCAGACTATTAAAAGAAGAGTatccatatatttttacaaGTAATGGGTATACTGCAAAATTTCTTGCTGGAATTGGATATGCTTTATCTTCTTCGGGAACTGTTCATCTTGTAAGGATTGTGGATTCCCTACTTAAAATTTGGAATAGAGCTGATGGACCTTCTGGCAGTGTATCAGATGGTCTCATGATATTGCATCTTATAGAATGGGTTCTTTATGGATTTGTCAAGACACATTCTTCAGATAAAATTAGTGTTCTTACCGGGGAGATTttaagaacttcaactccaacatgTGCTTCATTTGCTGTGCTTATGGCTGCTGCTGGAGTACTGCGAGCTTCCAGTAGATCTGTATCAAGTGTCTTAATGGTATCAAGGAGTTCTGCAGAAGAATGTATCGGGCGTGTTGCAAGAAACTTGATTTCCGGGACTGAAGGTTGTAATACTTCAGGGAGCCAACCAGGGAACATTCTCTTACTACATTGTATATCATTAGCTTTGGCCCGAAGCGGTCCTGTCTCTTTCCAGGTCTCCCTGCTTATGTGTCTCTCTTCAGCTTTACTGAATGAAATATTTCCCCTGAAACGTCTCTATGCAAAGATACTGGAAAACCACCATGATAGTTCAACAATTGTGTTTAATGAGGTAAAGCAGCACTTAAGTAGTGCCATCTTTAGGGAAGCTGGTGCTATAAGTGCTGTCTTTTGCAATCAGTATCTCTTAGCCGATGAAGGGTCAAAGAGTGTAGTGGAAAATTGTATATGGAAGTACTGTGAGGATGTCTATTCGTTGCACCGCCAAGTGGGTTTAGTGCTTAGAGGGATCGAGGTTGAGTTGATAGGGAATTTGGAGAAAATTGCGGAATCTGCATTCCTTATGGTTGTAGTTTTTGCATTGGAAGTTACAAAACAGAGGCTGCACTCCAGGTTTTCACGAGAAACCCAACTAGAAATTTCAGTCAGAATTTTAATTGCATTTTCATGTTTTGAGTACTTTCGGCGAATGCGATTATCTGAGTATATGGACACAATCAGAAAGGTTGTTGTTAGTGTCCAAGAAAATGATTTGGCTTGCATATCGTTTGTAAAATCTATCCCTTCATACAGTCAACTGATAAATAAAGATG GACCTTCCAGCTTGAATAAATTAGACTATATATGGTCTAAGGATGATGTACAGACTGCTCGGATCTTGTTTTACCTTCGGGTCATTCCCACTTGCATAGAACAGGTACCAGCTTCTGTATTTCGTGAAGTGGTGGCGCCAACAATGTTCTT ATACATGGGACATCCCAATGGAAAAGTCGCTCGGGCATCGCACTCTTTGTTTATGGCTTTTATTTCTTCTGCAAAGGATTCTGACGATGAAGAAAGATTATCATTGAAGGAGCAACTAGTTTTCTTTTATATGCAGAGATCCCTGGAG AGTTATCCCGGGCTTACTCCTTTTGAGGGGATGGCTTCTGGAGTTGCTGCATTGGTTCGATATCTTCCTGCTGGAAGTCCTTCTACATTTTACTGCATTCATAGTCTTGTTGAAAGAGCTAATAACCTTTCCAGTGAAATCATGGCTGATGACAATGAGGCATGGACAAATTGGCAAGAGGAGGCAGAGCCCTGTAAGAAACTTCTGGAACTGCTCATGAGGCTTCTCTCTCTGGTTGATATACAA GTCCTGCCAAGTCTTATGAAGCTGCTAGCCCAGCTGACTGTGCAGCTTCCCAAGGAGGGTCAAAACATGATTCTCAATGACCTATATGCTCAAGTTGCAGAATCTGATGATGTTATTCGAAAACCGATTCTGGTTTCATGGCTGCAGTCCTTATCTTATCTTTGTTCTCAACCTACCAGTGGAAATGCTGCTTTAACTGCAAATACTGGTGATTTAGGCTTCAACAAAATTGATGCACGACTATGA